One segment of Synechococcus sp. MU1617 DNA contains the following:
- a CDS encoding type I secretion system permease/ATPase has protein sequence MTQTPPFPLLEHPAFRGVSEASLSNLENSCRVLRFDLGGQLSDPNDIPARILVILQGQARLVGRHNGRLTTVGKFGPGSVIGAASLLCGAPCENVIAAEEVIACAISDQLWSELYANEASFRYWCDQQLWPQELLKLLEVLERKTPEADSFALEKLEGALQSAERCSPDQAAVDLALAAGKLLFVTSAWGDLTVGQPIRSSTGLPACEPFSLRLVSLPASGFSGNAEEMPANSSGSLVSASSIQDAEVLPPVSSFSPERNVVDNLRLIRAEGSLQETLACFQMLAQLMKLPFRRDAIEKVLQDNFRRGLTPTLQLCGQLAASLGLHVMAARVPAAAGTRLQVPSMLPWQGGFALVIASNERGLQLASPKQGMVTLAPDDLAEQFTEGIELLLMERSNSSPDQKFGPGWFWPALKRYRGVLIQVLAASFVVQLFTLANPLLIQVIIDKVISQRSLDTLQVLGIALVMVTILEGVLGSLKTFLFAETTNRIDQRLGAEVIDHLLRLPLGYFDRRPVGELGTRVAELEKIRNFLTGQALTTILDAAFSVIYIAVMLIYSWLLTLIALSVLPIQIGLTVLGAPLFRRQFRAAAEENAKTQSHLVEVLTGIQTVKAQNVEMVSRWRWQGFYSQYIARTFEKTITGTALNQTSQVLQKISQLMVLWIGASMVLSGDLTLGQLIAFRIISGYVTQPLLRLSTIWQNIQELRVSFERLADVIDTPEESDEVDKSKVMLPPLRGDVRFENLSFRFRPGQPQVLKEVNLEIPAGTFVGIVGQSGSGKSTLMKLLPRLYAPEEGRILIDDYDIGKVELYSLRRQIGVVPQDPLLFSGTVSDNIALTNPEASSEEIVRAARLANAHDFIMDLPSGYSTPVGERGAALSGGQRQRVAIARTLLSNPKLLVMDEATSALDYETERKVCDNLLSNLNDRTVFFITHRLSTIRQADMIVMLHQGAVVEVGTHDELIIQRGRYYALYRQQESS, from the coding sequence GCCGTCTCACCACGGTGGGCAAGTTCGGCCCCGGCAGTGTGATCGGAGCCGCAAGCCTGCTGTGCGGTGCTCCCTGCGAAAACGTGATCGCTGCTGAGGAGGTGATTGCTTGTGCCATCTCGGATCAACTCTGGAGCGAGCTCTATGCCAACGAAGCCTCATTCCGTTACTGGTGCGATCAACAGCTCTGGCCCCAGGAACTGCTCAAGCTGCTGGAGGTTCTTGAGCGGAAGACTCCTGAAGCCGACAGCTTTGCACTTGAAAAGCTGGAGGGTGCCCTGCAATCGGCCGAGCGTTGTTCTCCTGATCAAGCAGCAGTGGATTTGGCTCTGGCAGCTGGCAAGCTCCTTTTCGTCACCAGTGCCTGGGGCGACCTGACGGTCGGTCAGCCCATCCGTTCATCCACTGGCCTTCCGGCTTGCGAGCCGTTTTCGCTGCGGTTGGTTTCCCTGCCCGCCTCTGGTTTCTCTGGTAACGCCGAAGAGATGCCGGCCAACAGCTCTGGCTCACTCGTCTCCGCTTCGTCCATTCAGGACGCAGAAGTGCTGCCTCCCGTGAGCAGCTTCAGTCCGGAGCGCAATGTTGTTGACAACCTGCGTTTGATCCGAGCCGAGGGTTCGCTCCAGGAAACCCTGGCCTGTTTCCAGATGCTGGCGCAGCTGATGAAGCTGCCGTTCCGCCGTGATGCGATCGAGAAAGTCCTGCAGGACAATTTCCGCCGCGGTCTCACCCCCACTCTCCAGCTCTGCGGTCAGCTGGCGGCAAGCCTTGGCCTCCACGTGATGGCTGCACGGGTTCCGGCGGCAGCAGGGACCCGGCTCCAGGTGCCCTCCATGCTGCCCTGGCAGGGTGGATTTGCGCTGGTGATCGCCAGCAACGAGCGCGGGCTGCAGCTGGCCTCGCCCAAGCAGGGCATGGTGACCTTGGCGCCGGATGATCTGGCCGAGCAGTTTACCGAAGGGATCGAGCTGCTCTTGATGGAACGGTCCAACAGCAGCCCCGATCAGAAGTTCGGTCCCGGTTGGTTTTGGCCCGCTCTGAAGCGCTACCGCGGCGTGTTGATTCAGGTGCTGGCTGCCAGCTTTGTGGTGCAGCTGTTCACCCTCGCCAATCCCTTGCTGATCCAGGTGATCATCGACAAGGTGATCAGCCAGCGCAGCCTCGACACCCTGCAGGTGCTGGGTATTGCCCTTGTGATGGTCACCATCCTGGAAGGGGTGCTCGGCAGCCTTAAGACCTTCCTTTTTGCTGAAACCACCAACCGCATCGATCAGCGACTCGGGGCTGAGGTGATCGATCACCTGTTGCGTCTACCCCTGGGCTATTTCGACCGTCGCCCTGTGGGCGAACTGGGCACCCGGGTGGCTGAACTGGAGAAGATCCGCAACTTCCTCACCGGTCAGGCCCTCACCACCATCCTGGATGCCGCCTTTTCCGTGATCTACATCGCGGTGATGCTGATCTACAGCTGGCTGCTCACCTTGATCGCCCTCTCCGTTCTTCCGATCCAGATCGGTCTGACAGTGCTGGGGGCTCCCCTTTTCCGCCGTCAGTTCCGTGCTGCCGCCGAAGAAAACGCCAAGACCCAGAGCCATCTGGTGGAGGTGCTCACCGGCATCCAGACGGTGAAGGCTCAGAACGTGGAGATGGTCAGCCGCTGGCGCTGGCAGGGGTTCTATTCCCAGTACATCGCCCGCACCTTTGAGAAAACGATTACAGGTACGGCCCTGAATCAGACCAGCCAGGTGCTGCAGAAGATTTCTCAGCTGATGGTGCTCTGGATCGGTGCCTCCATGGTGCTGAGTGGCGATCTCACCCTCGGTCAGCTGATCGCGTTCCGGATCATCTCCGGTTACGTGACCCAGCCCCTGCTGCGCTTGTCCACGATCTGGCAAAACATCCAGGAGTTGCGCGTCAGCTTTGAACGGCTTGCGGATGTGATCGATACGCCTGAGGAATCCGATGAAGTTGATAAGTCGAAGGTGATGCTGCCTCCGCTCAGAGGGGATGTGCGGTTTGAGAATCTCTCCTTCCGCTTCCGCCCCGGGCAGCCGCAGGTGCTGAAAGAGGTGAATCTTGAGATTCCCGCAGGCACCTTTGTTGGCATCGTTGGCCAGAGCGGCAGTGGCAAGAGCACCTTGATGAAACTGTTGCCCCGGCTCTATGCGCCTGAGGAAGGCCGGATCCTGATTGACGACTACGACATTGGAAAGGTCGAGCTTTATTCCCTGCGCCGTCAGATCGGCGTCGTTCCGCAAGACCCTCTGTTGTTCAGCGGAACCGTGAGCGACAACATTGCGCTCACCAATCCGGAAGCCTCCAGTGAGGAGATCGTGCGGGCTGCGCGTCTCGCCAATGCCCACGACTTCATCATGGATCTTCCCAGTGGCTACAGCACGCCTGTGGGTGAACGTGGCGCTGCCCTCAGCGGAGGACAGCGACAGCGCGTTGCCATTGCTCGCACCCTGCTCAGCAACCCCAAGCTGCTGGTGATGGACGAGGCCACCAGCGCCCTCGACTACGAAACTGAACGGAAGGTCTGCGACAACCTTCTTAGCAATCTCAACGACCGCACTGTCTTTTTCATCACCCATCGTTTGTCGACCATCCGTCAGGCCGACATGATCGTGATGCTTCACCAGGGAGCTGTTGTTGAAGTCGGCACGCACGACGAATTAATCATCCAGCGCGGTCGCTACTACGCCCTCTACCGCCAGCAGGAGAGTTCCTGA
- a CDS encoding HlyD family secretion protein, which translates to MKMNPQKVTALVKQGSSNLVNTSRDFLRRFDPGAPQDASDLTIYDESILQQGRFWMRTVTWALIGSTVFGVAWLAFARTEEIVVAPGKLEPIGSVQDIQMPVGGVADQILVKEGDRVKAGQVLMKLDTEASEELRNSLEKTIKLKQEQLTLKEEEKRNTMQMNQEEVLMLENNLALQAEILERYEQLQAAGAFSEVQYLKQQNIVAETRGKLMQSKSERLRQIALLDQQMAQLKSELADLNGRFVESRVTLRYQQLRSPVDGVVFDLKPTSRGFTAQSTQTVMKVVPMGSLEAKVEVPSNKIGFVQVPKDCPEDRDACMSADISIDSFPSTDFGVLKGKVSRIGSDALEPDPQEQRQELSFPVTIQLDDQQLKLKTGSSLPLQVGMSLTANIKLRKVSYLQLLLGEFQDKAKSLQRL; encoded by the coding sequence ATGAAGATGAATCCGCAAAAGGTGACGGCTCTCGTTAAGCAGGGCTCCAGCAACCTGGTCAACACATCACGCGACTTTCTGCGCCGCTTCGACCCCGGTGCCCCGCAAGATGCCTCCGATCTCACCATCTACGACGAGTCGATCCTTCAACAGGGTCGTTTCTGGATGCGCACCGTCACCTGGGCCTTGATCGGTAGCACTGTGTTTGGGGTGGCTTGGCTGGCCTTCGCTCGTACCGAAGAAATTGTCGTGGCCCCCGGCAAACTCGAGCCGATTGGTTCCGTTCAGGACATTCAGATGCCTGTGGGAGGTGTGGCCGATCAGATCCTTGTGAAGGAGGGTGATCGGGTGAAGGCTGGCCAGGTGTTGATGAAGCTGGACACCGAAGCCAGCGAGGAACTCCGCAACAGCTTGGAGAAGACGATCAAGCTTAAACAGGAGCAACTGACGCTCAAGGAGGAGGAAAAACGCAACACCATGCAGATGAACCAGGAAGAGGTGCTGATGCTGGAGAACAATCTCGCCCTTCAGGCTGAAATTTTGGAGCGTTATGAGCAGTTGCAGGCCGCTGGTGCTTTCTCAGAAGTGCAGTACCTCAAGCAGCAAAATATCGTTGCTGAAACCCGCGGCAAACTGATGCAGAGCAAGTCGGAACGCCTGCGTCAGATTGCTCTGCTCGATCAACAGATGGCCCAGTTGAAGTCTGAGCTTGCCGATCTCAATGGACGCTTCGTGGAGAGCAGGGTCACCCTTCGATATCAGCAGCTGCGGTCGCCTGTTGATGGTGTGGTCTTTGATCTCAAGCCCACCTCCCGTGGCTTTACGGCCCAATCCACCCAGACGGTGATGAAGGTGGTGCCGATGGGTTCGCTCGAAGCGAAAGTAGAGGTGCCGAGCAACAAGATCGGTTTCGTGCAGGTGCCAAAGGATTGCCCGGAGGACCGTGATGCCTGCATGTCTGCTGACATCAGCATCGACTCCTTCCCTTCCACTGATTTCGGCGTTCTCAAGGGCAAAGTGTCCCGTATTGGTTCCGATGCCCTGGAGCCTGACCCTCAGGAGCAGCGTCAGGAACTCAGTTTCCCGGTCACGATTCAGCTGGATGATCAACAGCTGAAGCTCAAGACTGGATCGTCTTTGCCCCTGCAGGTGGGCATGAGCCTGACGGCGAACATCAAGCTGCGCAAGGTGTCCTACCTGCAACTGCTGTTGGGAGAATTCCAGGACAAGGCGAAATCGCTTCAGCGTCTCTGA
- a CDS encoding glycosyltransferase family 4 protein → MRILFVHQNFPGQYVHIIQRLAQQGQHQMVALGINALDRGRGMPESLNHFRYRLDRGNTKGVHPLVMETETKIIRAEGCARAAEQLKAKGFTPDLICAHPGWGEPLFLKAIWPDAPLLCYQEFFYNEFGFDSNFDPEFQDDGSWQEQAKLTMKNAYLHLTLEQADWNVSPTHFQASSFPEHWRRKISVIHDGVDLQQASPNPSPAPLKLPDGTVLEKGQPIVTFVNRCLEPYRGCHTFIRAIPELQRLHPEARLVVVGKTKGVSYGAACPDGEWSDRFLAEIEGQYDPGRVHFTGALPYSQFISLLQLSSCHVYLTYPFVMSWSLLEAMGCGCAVVGSDTAPVREVIRHGQNGVLVNFFSPTDLAAAVVEMLNDSERAAAFGVAARETVERAYELNACVTRQLALMDLVASRSIMA, encoded by the coding sequence GTGCGGATTCTTTTCGTTCATCAGAACTTTCCAGGTCAGTACGTCCACATCATTCAGCGCCTGGCCCAGCAGGGTCAGCACCAAATGGTGGCTTTGGGCATCAATGCTCTGGATCGCGGGCGTGGAATGCCCGAGAGCCTCAACCATTTCCGTTACCGCCTCGATCGCGGCAACACCAAGGGTGTTCATCCCCTGGTGATGGAAACGGAAACCAAGATCATCCGAGCTGAGGGCTGTGCCCGTGCTGCTGAGCAGCTCAAGGCGAAGGGCTTCACGCCCGATTTGATCTGTGCCCATCCCGGATGGGGTGAACCACTGTTCCTGAAGGCGATCTGGCCCGATGCTCCACTGCTTTGCTACCAGGAATTTTTCTACAACGAGTTCGGCTTCGACTCCAACTTCGATCCGGAATTTCAGGACGACGGCAGTTGGCAAGAGCAGGCGAAGCTCACCATGAAGAACGCCTATCTGCATCTCACTCTCGAGCAGGCCGATTGGAACGTCTCTCCCACCCATTTCCAGGCCAGCAGCTTTCCGGAGCACTGGCGCCGAAAAATCAGCGTGATTCATGACGGCGTTGATCTTCAGCAGGCCAGTCCCAATCCATCACCGGCTCCGCTGAAGCTGCCTGATGGAACCGTTCTGGAGAAGGGCCAACCGATCGTCACCTTTGTGAACCGCTGCCTGGAGCCCTACCGGGGCTGCCACACCTTCATCCGAGCCATCCCTGAACTGCAGCGGCTACACCCTGAAGCGCGGTTGGTCGTTGTTGGTAAGACCAAGGGAGTGAGCTATGGCGCTGCATGCCCTGATGGCGAATGGAGTGATCGCTTCCTGGCGGAGATCGAGGGTCAATACGACCCTGGCCGGGTGCATTTCACGGGGGCATTGCCCTACAGCCAGTTCATTTCCTTGCTGCAGCTCAGTTCCTGTCACGTTTATCTCACCTATCCCTTCGTGATGAGCTGGAGCCTGCTGGAGGCGATGGGCTGTGGTTGTGCAGTGGTGGGGTCCGACACGGCTCCAGTGCGGGAGGTCATCCGTCACGGTCAGAACGGCGTGCTGGTGAATTTCTTTTCGCCCACTGATTTGGCCGCGGCGGTGGTTGAGATGCTCAACGACTCAGAGCGCGCTGCTGCGTTTGGTGTGGCCGCTCGCGAGACGGTCGAACGCGCTTATGAACTGAATGCCTGTGTCACCCGACAGCTGGCCTTGATGGATCTGGTGGCGAGTCGCAGCATCATGGCCTGA
- the hisS gene encoding histidine--tRNA ligase produces MSQLQSLRGMVDLLPEALQHWQAVEAMAREQFHRSGFGEIRTPLLETTDLFCRGIGEGTDVVGKEMYSFQDRGDRSCTLRPEGTASVVRAALQHGLLSQGAQKLWYAGPMFRYERPQAGRQRQFHQIGVEWLGAERARSDVEVIALAWDLLASLGVGGLQLELNSLGTSEDRHSYRNALVAWLEQRFEALDPDSQARLSTNPLRILDSKNKDTQALLVDAPTLADSLSDASRERFEEVQRGLTALGIPFRLNPRLVRGLDYYSHTAFEITSDQLGAQATVCGGGRYDGLIGQLGGPQTPAIGWALGMERLLLVLEAAAQADPQGVAARLTATAAPQVYLVNRGGEAERVALALARDLRAVGLRVELDASGSAFGKQFKRADRSGAQWALVLGDEEAERGEVRLKSLNQQAEECTVAIAPVSAIVERLLTP; encoded by the coding sequence GTGAGTCAGCTCCAGAGCCTCAGGGGCATGGTGGATCTGCTGCCCGAGGCGCTTCAGCATTGGCAGGCGGTGGAGGCCATGGCGCGGGAGCAGTTCCATCGGTCTGGGTTCGGCGAGATCCGGACGCCGCTCCTGGAGACAACGGATCTGTTCTGCCGTGGCATCGGTGAGGGCACCGATGTGGTGGGGAAGGAGATGTATAGCTTTCAGGATCGGGGCGATCGCTCCTGCACATTGCGGCCGGAAGGCACCGCATCCGTGGTGCGTGCTGCCCTCCAACACGGCTTGCTCAGCCAGGGTGCCCAGAAGCTCTGGTATGCGGGGCCGATGTTTCGCTACGAACGTCCCCAGGCGGGCCGGCAGCGGCAGTTCCACCAGATCGGTGTGGAGTGGCTCGGGGCGGAACGAGCCCGAAGCGATGTAGAGGTGATTGCTTTGGCCTGGGATCTGCTGGCCAGCCTTGGCGTGGGTGGCTTGCAGCTGGAACTGAACAGCCTCGGTACGTCCGAGGACCGGCACTCCTACCGCAATGCTCTGGTGGCCTGGCTCGAGCAGCGGTTTGAGGCTCTTGATCCCGATTCCCAGGCACGGCTCAGCACCAATCCGTTGCGCATCCTCGACTCCAAAAACAAAGACACCCAGGCGCTGTTGGTGGACGCGCCCACCTTGGCTGATTCACTGTCTGATGCCAGCCGTGAACGTTTTGAAGAGGTGCAGCGAGGTCTGACTGCCCTTGGGATTCCCTTCCGGCTTAATCCCCGGTTGGTGCGTGGCTTGGACTACTACAGCCACACGGCCTTTGAGATCACCAGTGATCAACTGGGGGCCCAGGCCACCGTGTGCGGTGGTGGTCGTTACGACGGCCTGATCGGCCAGTTGGGCGGCCCCCAGACCCCAGCTATCGGTTGGGCTCTCGGCATGGAACGGTTGTTGCTGGTGTTGGAAGCCGCTGCGCAGGCGGATCCTCAGGGTGTCGCTGCCCGGCTAACGGCGACGGCTGCACCTCAGGTTTACCTGGTGAACCGGGGTGGGGAGGCCGAGCGTGTCGCCTTGGCCTTGGCACGGGATCTGCGGGCCGTTGGGCTGCGGGTGGAGTTGGATGCGTCGGGTTCGGCTTTCGGTAAGCAGTTCAAGCGGGCCGATCGCAGCGGTGCTCAATGGGCGTTGGTGCTCGGCGATGAGGAGGCTGAGCGTGGGGAGGTGCGTCTGAAGTCGTTGAATCAGCAGGCTGAAGAATGCACCGTTGCGATCGCGCCAGTGTCCGCGATTGTGGAGAGACTGCTCACCCCCTGA
- a CDS encoding UDP-glucuronic acid decarboxylase family protein has translation MQIHLVTGGAGFLGSHLIDRLMEAGDEVICLDNYFTGRKCNIERWIGHPRFELIRHDVTEPIKLEVDRIWHLACPASPIHYQFNPVKTAKTSFLGTYNMLGLARRVGARLLLASTSEVYGDPEVHPQPESYWGSVNPIGVRSCYDEGKRIAETLCFDYQRMNGVEVRVARIFNTYGPRMLLDDGRVVSNFIVQALRGEPLTLYGDGSQTRSFCYVSDLVEGLIRLMNGSEMGPINLGNPEEFTIRQLAELVRMQINPELPLVEKPLPEDDPQQRQPAIDLARQQLDWQPTVSLEQGLAPTIDSFRNLLGLAQGRRT, from the coding sequence ATGCAGATCCACCTCGTCACTGGCGGTGCCGGTTTCCTTGGCTCCCATTTGATCGACCGTCTGATGGAGGCCGGCGATGAGGTGATCTGTCTCGATAACTACTTCACCGGTCGTAAGTGCAACATCGAGCGCTGGATTGGCCATCCCCGTTTCGAACTCATCCGCCACGACGTCACTGAACCGATCAAGCTCGAGGTGGATCGGATCTGGCATCTGGCATGTCCCGCCTCGCCGATTCATTACCAGTTCAATCCGGTTAAGACGGCCAAGACCAGCTTCCTCGGCACTTACAACATGCTGGGCCTGGCCCGGCGGGTGGGGGCCCGTTTGCTGCTGGCCAGCACCAGCGAGGTCTACGGCGACCCTGAGGTGCATCCCCAGCCTGAGAGTTACTGGGGCTCTGTGAATCCGATCGGTGTGCGCAGTTGTTACGACGAGGGCAAGCGCATCGCTGAAACACTCTGTTTTGACTATCAGCGCATGAACGGTGTTGAGGTGAGGGTGGCGCGCATCTTCAACACCTACGGCCCGCGGATGCTCCTCGACGACGGTCGGGTGGTGAGCAATTTCATCGTTCAGGCCCTGCGGGGCGAACCGCTGACGCTGTACGGCGATGGCAGCCAAACCCGTTCGTTCTGTTACGTCAGTGATCTGGTCGAGGGCTTGATTCGCCTGATGAACGGTTCCGAGATGGGGCCGATCAACCTTGGCAATCCCGAGGAATTCACGATCCGACAGCTTGCGGAGCTGGTGCGGATGCAAATCAACCCGGAGCTGCCGTTGGTGGAGAAACCCTTGCCGGAAGACGACCCACAGCAGCGCCAGCCAGCGATTGACCTTGCTCGTCAGCAGCTGGATTGGCAGCCGACTGTGTCACTGGAGCAGGGCCTGGCTCCCACCATCGACTCCTTCCGTAATCTCCTTGGACTTGCCCAAGGCCGCAGGACGTGA